Part of the Petrotoga sp. 9PW.55.5.1 genome is shown below.
TCGTAAGTTAGTTCGCTGATTTTTGGATTGCTGGCCAAAAATCGAATCTATGCGAATTACTGAATTGATTTGAATACAACTCAATTGTTTTTTCCCTTTTTATGCCTATTTTATGTTTTTTGTAGAGTATGGGCATTGTTTAATTTGTCTGTTTTTAACAATCTTTTTCTTTTTTACCCCTTGACTTTTTACCAATTAGCTATTATAAAATTTTAAATATATTATTCACCGGTTATTCCTGTTCTATCTACGCTTTCAACAAATTGTTTTTGTAACAATAAATACAATAAAATCAAAGGAACTATCGTTATTAGAGTTGCAGCCATTCTTATACCTTCATTTAACCGATTAGCTAAACTTGCATCGCTTACAGGATACATCCTCGAATATGCATCTACAAATGATTGAAGACGCATAGGTAAAGTTTGAATAGAATTACCAAAAAATAAACTTGAAAGGTAGGTTTCATTCCAATACCAAACAAAAGAAAAAAGTATTGAAACTACTATAGCAGGTACCGACATTGGAATTGCAATCCTTAAAAATATCGTTAAATGATTAGCCCCATCAATTTGTGCAGCTTCATCTATAGATTTTGGATAAGAACTAAAAAATTGATAGAATATCAATATAAAAATAGTACTTCTAATTCCCTGTCCAAACAATGCCGGAAGAAACGAAGTTAAAGGTGTATTTATCATCCCATAATTACTAAACATAATATACTTTGGTATGAGAGTTACTTGAACAGGTAACAAAAATGTAAATAATAACAATCCTAACCACAATTTTTTGAGAGGAAATTCAAATCTCGCAAAGGCATATCCAATGAGAGCACTTGAAATCGTTTGTAAAATGGCAGGAACTCCTGCCATAATTATAGAATTAATTAAAGAATCCCCAACATTCAACACATTTGAAGCAATTTTAAAATTATTTAAATATAATTTTGTTGGTATCCACTGGACTGTAGGATTTACTAAATCATCCATATCCATGAAACTAGTTGAAATCATAAAAAATAATGGATATAAGTATGCAAATCCTATTATTAATAATAACAAATAAATAACTATTTTATTTAAGATGTTTTTAAAAGTTTTCTTCATGCAACATCCTTCCTTTCTCTCAAAATTAAAAACGCTATAGACAATATAACTAATATTATTATGGAATATACCCAAGACATAGCAGAGGA
Proteins encoded:
- a CDS encoding carbohydrate ABC transporter permease — translated: MKKTFKNILNKIVIYLLLLIIGFAYLYPLFFMISTSFMDMDDLVNPTVQWIPTKLYLNNFKIASNVLNVGDSLINSIIMAGVPAILQTISSALIGYAFARFEFPLKKLWLGLLLFTFLLPVQVTLIPKYIMFSNYGMINTPLTSFLPALFGQGIRSTIFILIFYQFFSSYPKSIDEAAQIDGANHLTIFLRIAIPMSVPAIVVSILFSFVWYWNETYLSSLFFGNSIQTLPMRLQSFVDAYSRMYPVSDASLANRLNEGIRMAATLITIVPLILLYLLLQKQFVESVDRTGITGE